One Candidatus Woesearchaeota archaeon DNA segment encodes these proteins:
- a CDS encoding alpha/beta fold hydrolase, which yields MVERAYFLCVAMALILIAAGCTQEGQNNGAAGPGTFTITQQPDDSKTDVGAKSTTDENGSVKPMERVSFLTSDNVKIIGNYWPGREGAVLLLHMMPSTKESWNGFAALLQKQGYSVLAIDLRGHGESTKQNGQAIDYKRFNDYDHQQSIHDVEAAAEFLVEKSGDEISIVGASIGANLALRYQSVHPEIRKAALLSAGANYRGIITGDAARELADAQQVFMAAGSKDGNTVADANAISKAMKGQSIVKSYNTELHGTSLFDRFPELQLEIISWLKD from the coding sequence ATGGTGGAGAGGGCTTATTTTCTATGTGTGGCAATGGCGCTGATATTGATTGCAGCAGGCTGCACGCAGGAAGGGCAGAACAACGGGGCCGCGGGCCCCGGGACCTTTACAATAACGCAACAACCTGATGATTCAAAAACTGATGTTGGCGCAAAGAGCACAACGGATGAAAATGGGAGTGTGAAACCAATGGAAAGAGTCTCATTCTTGACTTCAGACAATGTAAAAATAATCGGAAATTACTGGCCAGGCCGTGAAGGCGCTGTCCTGCTTCTTCACATGATGCCTTCGACCAAGGAATCCTGGAATGGATTTGCAGCGTTATTGCAGAAACAGGGCTATTCTGTCCTGGCAATTGACTTAAGGGGGCACGGCGAAAGCACAAAGCAGAATGGCCAGGCAATTGACTATAAGAGATTCAATGATTACGACCACCAGCAGTCTATCCATGATGTTGAGGCAGCTGCTGAATTCCTGGTTGAAAAGAGTGGCGATGAAATCAGCATTGTCGGCGCATCAATAGGCGCCAATCTTGCCCTGCGGTACCAGTCCGTGCACCCTGAAATCAGGAAAGCGGCATTGCTTTCAGCAGGAGCCAACTACAGAGGCATAATTACGGGGGATGCTGCACGGGAGCTGGCTGATGCACAGCAGGTTTTCATGGCAGCAGGCTCAAAGGATGGCAACACGGTTGCTGATGCCAATGCCATTTCCAAGGCAATGAAAGGCCAGTCAATTGTCAAGAGCTATAACACTGAATTGCATGGGACCAGCCTGTTTGACAGGTTCCCGGAGCTCCAGCTTGAGATAATATCGTGGCTTAAGGATTAG
- a CDS encoding diphthamide synthesis protein: MEYDLEMGKALAEIRKAKPKILLIQLPDGLKPEAKAIQDEIERETDSKVLIWGGSCFGACDVPVEVERVGVDMIIQWGHAEWRW, translated from the coding sequence ATGGAATATGACCTTGAAATGGGGAAAGCACTTGCTGAAATCAGGAAAGCAAAGCCTAAGATCCTCCTAATCCAGCTGCCTGACGGATTAAAGCCGGAGGCCAAGGCAATACAGGATGAAATTGAAAGGGAAACTGATTCAAAAGTCCTGATCTGGGGCGGTTCCTGCTTTGGGGCATGCGATGTGCCGGTGGAAGTTGAAAGGGTCGGCGTTGACATGATAATACAATGGGGGCATGCAGAATGGCGATGGTAA